CGGCCAGGGCTCGTGCTCGTCAGCACCGGGGGTCGCCATCACGCCACCGCCTTCGTCTTCTGTGCCTGCTTGCGGGCGTACTCGGCGGCGGCCTCGCGCACCCAGGCGCCCTCTGCGTGGGCGGTGCGGCGACGCTCCAGTCGTTCGGCGTTGCAGGGACCGTTGCCCCGCAGCACCTCGAAGAACTCGTCCCAGTCGATCTCGCCGATCGCGTACTGACCGGTCTCCTCGTCGAAGCGCAGATCGGGGTCGGGCAGCGTGACGCCGAGGATCTCCGCCTGGGGCACGAGCATCCCGACGAAACGCTGGCGCAGGTCGTCATTCGAGAAGCGCTTGATCTTCCACTTCATCGACTGCGCGGAGTTCGGCGACTGCTCATCCGGCGGCCCGAACATCGCCAGGCTCGGCCAGTACCAGCGGTTCACGGCATCCTGCGCCATCTGCCGCTGCTCCTCGGAGCCCTGCATGAGGCTGAGCAGGATCTCGAACCCCTGGCGCTGGTGGAACGACTCCTCTTTGCACACCCGCACCATCGCGCGGCCGTACGGTCCGTAGGACGCGCGGCACAGCGGCACCTGGTTGACGATCGCGGCACCGTCGACGAGCCAGCCGATCGCCCCCATGTCGGCCCAGGTGGGGGTGGGGTAGTTGAAGATCGAGGAGTACTTGGCCTTGCCGGTGATGAGCTGGTCCATCATCTCGTCGCGCGTGATCCCGAGCGTCTGCGCAGCGGAGTAGAGGTAGAGCCCGTGGCCGGCCTCGTCCTGCACCTTCGCCATCAGGCTCGCCTTGCGCTTGAGGCTCGGAGCCCGCGTGATCCAGTTGCCCTCCGGCTGCATGCCGATGATCTCGGAGTGCGCGTGCTGGGAGATCTGCCGGATCAGCGTCTTGCGGTACGCCTCGGGCATCCAGTCGCGGGGCTCGATGCGCTGCTCGTTCGCGATGAGCTCGTCGAACAGGCGCTCGTCGTCGGAGATCTCGCTCGGGATGAGGCTGAGGTCTGCGGGGCTTGTCATCATCGACTCCTCGGTATCCGGTCTTTACTGACCGTTCGTTGGGTAATTCTGACATGACGATGCGCGACATGCAAGACGGGTCGGTCAGCGCGAGCGGGAGACCAGTTCGAGCAGCGCCCTGCCGTACGCCTCGGAGGGGTCGGGATGCTCGAACGTCAGCGTCTCGCCGGCGAGTTCGATCTCGACGAGGAAGGCGTCCGTGAGTCGAGCCAGGCGACGGAAGGTGCCGCGCAGAAGCTCACGGAGCTGATCTTCGCGAGGCAACCAGACGGCGTCCGCAAGGGTGACCGCGTCGAGGGCCCACTCGGTCGTGCCGTTGAACGCCAGATCGATGCCGCTGGGGGTCTGACGTGCTTCGATGGTCATCCCGCTCACCGTGAAGACGTCGGCCTCAGCCTCGAGCTCGATCTCTTCCGGCAGGTCGAGCTGGAACCGATCGCCGTCGGCCGGATGCCACACGAGGCCCGCATCACGCAGGGCGACGGCGAGTTCTCGGGTGATCACCCCTCCACGGTAGACGACGGGATGCAGGTGTCGGGCGGGTGGCCATGCCGGTGGGGTGGGGCATGTCGGTGGGGTGGGGCAGAGTGGTGTCATGGTCTCCTCCGCTCCGTCCGATGCCCATGAGGCCGATATCCGTGAGGCCGCGCTCGCCGCGTTGCGCGAACTCGTCGGGCGCCCCGATGCCGATTTCCACGACGGGCAGTACGAGGCGATCGAAGCGCTGGTCGCCGATCGGCGCCGAGCGCTCGTCGTGCAACGCACCGGATGGGGCAAGTCGGCGGTGTACTTCGTCGCCACCCTGCTGCTGAGGCGGCAGGGCGCGGGACCGACCGTGCTGGTCTCGCCGTTGCTCGCGCTCATGCGCGACCAGATCTCCGCGGCCGAACGCGCCGGCGTGCGTGCGGTGGCGATCAACTCCACGAACGCTCACGAGTGGAGCGATGTGCTGGCACGCCTCGACCGCGATGAGGTCGACGTGCTGCTCGTCTCTCCCGAGCGTCTGAACAATCCATCCTTCCGTGAGGAGCAGCTGCCGGCGCTCGTGGGCCGCATCGGCATGCTGGTCGTCGACGAGGCGCACTGCATCAGCGACTGGGGGCACGACTTCCGCCCCGACTACCGGCGACTGCGCGACCTCATCGCCCAGATGCCGGCCGATGTGCCGGTGCTCGCGACCACGGCCACCGCGAACAGTCGGGTCGTGGCCGACGTCGCGGAACAGCTCGGCAGCCTGCACGGTTCCGACCGTCCGCAAGCCGGTGGTGCGGGAGCGGCGGATGTGCTCACGATCCGTG
The sequence above is drawn from the Candidatus Microbacterium colombiense genome and encodes:
- a CDS encoding pilus assembly protein CpaE, with protein sequence MITRELAVALRDAGLVWHPADGDRFQLDLPEEIELEAEADVFTVSGMTIEARQTPSGIDLAFNGTTEWALDAVTLADAVWLPREDQLRELLRGTFRRLARLTDAFLVEIELAGETLTFEHPDPSEAYGRALLELVSRSR
- the paaA gene encoding 1,2-phenylacetyl-CoA epoxidase subunit A — protein: MTSPADLSLIPSEISDDERLFDELIANEQRIEPRDWMPEAYRKTLIRQISQHAHSEIIGMQPEGNWITRAPSLKRKASLMAKVQDEAGHGLYLYSAAQTLGITRDEMMDQLITGKAKYSSIFNYPTPTWADMGAIGWLVDGAAIVNQVPLCRASYGPYGRAMVRVCKEESFHQRQGFEILLSLMQGSEEQRQMAQDAVNRWYWPSLAMFGPPDEQSPNSAQSMKWKIKRFSNDDLRQRFVGMLVPQAEILGVTLPDPDLRFDEETGQYAIGEIDWDEFFEVLRGNGPCNAERLERRRTAHAEGAWVREAAAEYARKQAQKTKAVA